AGAACGGCGGACAAATAGTAGGCACATTTGAAATATAACTTGTTCCTGATCTTACCCAGCGAATACCGGAAAATGAATTCTTCTACAAGCGGCGCAATGGCAATGGCTTAGACAAAAACAAGCAGAATCCGTTGGCCACTATCAATTTCCACAAGCGGATTATACCATTTCAGTTTCTCTGCAAGCTTTACAGGGTACCATAATAATTCTCCAAATACAAAAGCAAGTATAGCAATGTAAATTCCTACATCTTTCAGCTTTTTATTGTCGCTAATGGTAAGATAATCCGGGTTATTTGGATTCTGCACAAAGGCGACAAAATGTAAAAAAAGTGTGTTGAGATGATTCATATTAATTATTGGTCAGCACTCTTAGAACTTCCGACGAAGAATTTATTCCGCATGAATCAGAAAAGTTAAAAAAATGGATTTGTATCTAACTACTGCATAACTTAAAACAACGCCATAAACCATCTGGGGCAGCACGTAAAAAGGGTATAAGAAAATTAACGATAGTTGGAGTGGGGCAAAATTTCTTATGTGAGCAAGACCAAAAGCTATACAAGAAAACCAACATGCATAATTGTAAAACTTCCTCTGCAACACCTCTTCCCCGGGACGTGTCAAAAGCTTGTTGTAAAAAAAGAGCATACACAAAATTGGCAGCACAATAACAGTATACTGATAGGAAGAAATATAGAAAGAGTGAAATGAAGTAATAAAATCAAGTATTAGCAAAATGGAAATTATTTGCAGGCAGCGGGATTTCAAGATCAGGATAAACCGAAAAATTCCCTCCTCTAAAAACGGAGCAGCCAGGCATATATCTAAAATTACGCCCAACGGAGTGGTGGATTCACGAAAAGCTTGTCTGTTGTGTGTCAGATTTGCCAAAATAGAAATATCAAGTAAATTTCTAAGCGGCATTTCGATCATCAAAATAATTATCATTAAAATGACGAAGCAAGAAACAAGACAGAACAATATGGCCTTCTTTAAGAAATCGAGCTTTTCTGGTACTGTTTCGTTTTGACCTTTACCAAAAAGTGAATAAGGATTTCGGAAGAATTCGAATAAAATTTTGATCATGTGTATAGGCGAATTGTATCTAACAAATTCACATTGCAATGTAAAAACTCCATTCGAAATCACATTCAGCTATTCTACACTACTTTAATC
The nucleotide sequence above comes from Dyadobacter subterraneus. Encoded proteins:
- a CDS encoding CPBP family glutamic-type intramembrane protease; protein product: MIKILFEFFRNPYSLFGKGQNETVPEKLDFLKKAILFCLVSCFVILMIIILMIEMPLRNLLDISILANLTHNRQAFRESTTPLGVILDICLAAPFLEEGIFRFILILKSRCLQIISILLILDFITSFHSFYISSYQYTVIVLPILCMLFFYNKLLTRPGEEVLQRKFYNYACWFSCIAFGLAHIRNFAPLQLSLIFLYPFYVLPQMVYGVVLSYAVVRYKSIFLTFLIHAE